In Mongoliitalea daihaiensis, one DNA window encodes the following:
- a CDS encoding FkbM family methyltransferase, which yields MKEVFYKIIYQSAFNRLLRSINKFLLPVLPKWFRLPPSGQITLKLQPNKKLILCTNQTNYLTQLVYWEDFRKFEYTSLFLELSQNIRGFLDIGANIGYYSLLAAKQNPLCKVIAFEPAKGPLYYLRKNVEVNSLNNIQVASLALSEQEGSITFHEVKSRKYPYLKYNLAGTGSAATLNKGEDFTSNTVSTTTLDTYAASIQFPIDLIKMDTEGTEHLILQEGLKALTKHQPIVICETLFQTNETALETIFHKLGYECYNHYPEGLRLTKSIQRTVDNGIRNCFFVPPSKKHLINAFIVS from the coding sequence ATGAAGGAAGTTTTTTATAAAATTATTTATCAATCCGCTTTCAATAGGCTTTTGCGCTCAATCAATAAGTTTTTGCTCCCGGTACTTCCTAAGTGGTTTCGATTACCTCCAAGTGGCCAAATCACACTTAAACTTCAGCCAAACAAAAAGCTGATCCTTTGTACCAATCAAACCAATTATCTTACCCAATTGGTTTATTGGGAGGATTTCCGAAAGTTTGAATACACTTCACTGTTTCTAGAGCTTAGCCAAAACATCCGAGGCTTTTTGGATATAGGCGCTAATATTGGCTATTACAGTTTATTGGCTGCTAAGCAAAACCCTCTTTGTAAAGTTATTGCATTTGAACCTGCCAAAGGACCATTGTATTATCTGAGAAAAAATGTCGAAGTAAATTCATTGAATAATATTCAAGTAGCAAGTCTAGCATTGTCTGAACAAGAAGGCAGTATCACTTTTCATGAAGTCAAAAGTCGAAAATATCCCTACCTCAAATACAATCTCGCAGGAACAGGGTCCGCAGCCACTCTCAATAAAGGAGAAGATTTTACCAGCAATACAGTGTCTACCACCACTTTGGATACTTACGCTGCATCCATTCAGTTCCCAATTGATCTTATAAAAATGGATACCGAGGGAACAGAGCACTTGATTTTACAAGAAGGATTGAAGGCCTTGACCAAACATCAACCCATCGTTATTTGCGAAACACTTTTTCAAACGAATGAAACAGCACTAGAGACTATCTTTCACAAACTAGGTTATGAATGCTACAATCATTATCCGGAAGGCTTACGATTGACCAAAAGTATTCAACGAACAGTTGATAATGGGATACGAAATTGCTTTTTTGTCCCTCCTTCCAAAAAGCATTTAATAAATGCATTCATAGTGAGTTAA
- a CDS encoding PKD domain-containing protein gives MFKFSGIPIQSLFLLSLALLLVCFTTSAQVRVPFEPRSPKSDPSKKNYRINGDFLIIGNTNLTLEDYDDFKMNDNQMVYTSAFQGGSGNHINSSGAELRFPEVSGIDHQCTEVLFAGLYWTGRSGESRMVNITDQGATRTLDKQQITFQGPRLGQKVNLLTEENNIRFPEGLDPANDVGIFVGYQDVTDFVKFNKEGFYAGIDIALVQGTDYFFGGWSLIVVYENPILPLKDITVFDGFAYVRGDFPEEFVIPIDGIQTREEGDVRVKVGIMAGEGDVAASGDFFSIERGVGTNDFVPLSHPLNSSDNFFNSSISVGNTGRIPSFRNNTGMDLATFYIDNPNNELIANNQTSLRFQYGTVWDTFVIYNLTIAIDIDEPKIEGFHQLISVNGDTAVPNSFQPADELTFHVDIRNLGLEQLRSNRIELKLPRGVELISAEGTNFQQPVTTTVTQTLEPSGVRTLSWELGNLDPSADVFEVLARLSYTIRITDNCELISTLCGATVSLDGLLTGVRSSTGQSYGEVPLVIEKEESAVCLRTDGTAGSIDLRLDVFDFFQSNCLNLQDRSIEICNLSDMSEVSMELLLNYFPQGTRFFDQNPLESNAQEIGGSSGNPFPAVAGITFYASFNENEIGCFVPFNFTENTLSVSILIDQACVSTDGLRAFEPEIKGFKPTTLIYLNDVLVDLASIQRLAPGDYVLKVVDGNCLVEKEFTVRSFEGFDITLMQEKSIFENFCPGGRKGVIFLEVTGAAEFELLELRGFPTRGAPFVRSIRNPTAGEYEFGFLGAGRYQWRLTTIDNCILEGEAFIIDSDALFIPADFEFIGNPDSQFSGFLIGEAIQHQILQPPLFTEVFWDFGDGTTSTLDNPIHRYQDKGVYTVTLSLVDGNGCTQEVVKTIEISSGSLRMPEAFTPNGTGRNRYFFPVFIELETLVFRVYNRWGELMYFTTDPQAEGWDGRSQGKDSPAGTYLYKLDYKIIGEQPKSIQGSFLLLK, from the coding sequence ATGTTCAAATTTTCTGGTATACCGATTCAATCACTTTTTTTGCTCAGTTTAGCGCTGCTATTAGTATGTTTCACAACCTCTGCCCAAGTTCGCGTTCCTTTTGAACCACGATCTCCTAAATCTGATCCTTCCAAAAAGAATTACCGTATCAACGGAGATTTTCTGATTATTGGAAACACTAATCTGACTTTGGAGGACTACGATGATTTTAAAATGAACGACAATCAAATGGTCTATACCTCTGCTTTTCAAGGGGGGTCAGGCAATCATATTAATTCTTCTGGAGCAGAGTTGAGATTTCCTGAAGTCTCCGGTATTGACCACCAATGTACAGAAGTGCTATTTGCAGGCCTGTATTGGACTGGTAGAAGCGGTGAGAGTAGAATGGTCAATATTACCGATCAAGGAGCTACGCGCACTTTAGATAAGCAGCAGATTACTTTTCAAGGTCCTAGGCTTGGACAAAAAGTAAATTTACTTACGGAGGAAAACAATATTCGTTTCCCTGAAGGACTTGACCCAGCTAATGATGTAGGGATCTTCGTAGGTTACCAAGATGTAACTGATTTTGTTAAATTTAACAAAGAAGGTTTTTATGCAGGTATTGATATTGCTTTAGTGCAAGGGACAGATTATTTTTTTGGAGGATGGTCTTTGATAGTAGTGTATGAAAACCCGATCCTTCCATTGAAGGATATCACGGTTTTCGATGGATTTGCTTATGTGAGGGGTGACTTTCCAGAGGAATTTGTAATTCCAATAGATGGTATTCAAACGCGAGAAGAAGGGGATGTGAGAGTCAAAGTTGGTATTATGGCAGGGGAGGGGGATGTAGCTGCCAGTGGAGATTTTTTTTCAATTGAGCGAGGGGTAGGAACCAATGATTTTGTCCCATTATCTCATCCGCTAAACTCCTCAGATAACTTTTTTAATTCCAGTATTTCGGTAGGAAACACAGGACGCATACCCAGTTTTAGAAATAATACGGGAATGGATTTAGCTACTTTTTATATCGATAATCCCAATAATGAATTGATTGCCAATAATCAAACAAGTTTGCGCTTTCAATACGGTACAGTTTGGGATACCTTTGTTATTTATAACTTGACTATTGCGATTGATATCGACGAACCTAAAATAGAGGGTTTTCATCAGTTGATATCCGTCAATGGGGATACAGCTGTTCCCAATAGCTTTCAGCCTGCAGATGAGCTGACCTTTCATGTTGATATTCGAAATTTAGGTTTGGAGCAATTGCGGAGTAACCGAATTGAGCTAAAGTTACCGAGAGGAGTAGAGCTCATATCTGCAGAGGGTACCAACTTTCAGCAGCCTGTGACTACTACAGTAACGCAAACACTTGAGCCTAGTGGTGTACGTACCCTTTCTTGGGAATTAGGGAATTTAGATCCTTCCGCAGATGTTTTTGAGGTACTTGCGAGACTTTCGTACACCATTCGAATTACAGATAATTGTGAATTGATATCTACACTCTGTGGTGCAACAGTCAGTTTGGATGGCCTTTTGACAGGTGTTCGATCAAGTACCGGACAATCCTATGGAGAAGTCCCTTTAGTGATTGAAAAGGAAGAATCAGCAGTTTGCTTGAGGACTGATGGTACCGCGGGGTCAATCGATTTGCGTTTGGATGTTTTCGATTTTTTCCAGAGCAATTGCTTGAATTTGCAGGATCGCTCCATTGAAATATGTAATCTCTCCGATATGAGTGAAGTGTCGATGGAGCTTTTATTGAACTATTTCCCCCAAGGGACTCGCTTTTTTGATCAAAATCCTTTGGAAAGCAATGCGCAAGAAATCGGAGGAAGTTCAGGAAATCCTTTTCCGGCTGTGGCAGGCATTACCTTTTACGCGAGTTTCAACGAAAACGAAATAGGTTGTTTTGTGCCGTTTAACTTCACTGAGAATACGTTATCTGTATCCATTCTAATTGATCAAGCGTGCGTTTCAACGGATGGATTAAGGGCTTTTGAACCAGAAATCAAAGGCTTCAAGCCTACCACGCTGATTTATCTAAACGATGTTTTGGTTGATCTGGCTTCTATCCAACGATTAGCTCCGGGTGATTATGTTTTGAAAGTAGTTGATGGGAATTGCTTGGTAGAAAAGGAGTTTACTGTTCGGTCATTTGAAGGCTTTGATATCACCTTGATGCAGGAGAAAAGTATATTTGAAAATTTTTGTCCTGGAGGGAGGAAAGGGGTTATTTTTTTAGAGGTAACGGGCGCAGCTGAATTTGAATTATTAGAGCTTAGAGGCTTTCCCACAAGAGGAGCTCCCTTTGTTCGGTCCATACGAAACCCAACTGCTGGAGAATATGAATTTGGGTTTTTAGGAGCCGGAAGGTATCAATGGAGACTGACTACGATCGATAACTGCATTCTGGAAGGTGAAGCCTTCATTATTGATTCTGATGCATTATTTATTCCGGCAGATTTTGAGTTTATCGGCAACCCTGATTCTCAATTTAGTGGATTTTTAATTGGAGAAGCCATACAGCATCAAATACTTCAACCTCCCTTATTCACAGAAGTGTTTTGGGATTTCGGAGATGGGACAACATCAACGTTAGATAATCCAATCCATAGATACCAAGATAAGGGTGTTTACACAGTGACGCTTTCACTCGTAGATGGAAATGGTTGTACACAAGAAGTGGTGAAAACAATTGAAATTTCAAGTGGTAGCCTCCGAATGCCAGAGGCTTTTACTCCCAATGGTACAGGAAGAAACCGTTATTTTTTTCCAGTATTTATTGAATTGGAAACATTGGTGTTCCGAGTGTACAACCGTTGGGGAGAGTTAATGTATTTTACTACTGACCCTCAAGCTGAGGGCTGGGATGGACGAAGTCAAGGGAAAGATTCTCCTGCAGGGACGTATTTGTATAAACTTGATTACAAGATTATCGGTGAGCAACCCAAAAGTATTCAGGGAAGTTTTTTACTACTGAAATAA
- a CDS encoding response regulator transcription factor produces MYRFLENPNFNSRHFNSVLLPSIAATFLGANYIIFTEIGPLLKWNTSFVVLYLLLLMGFIFSWIYAGTMNKIYLEVKNQLQEVEDVEVKDLQEKLKILSRKEREVLNLILQFKSNQQICDELFISLSTLKSHINRIYKKLEVSKRQDILKLFEL; encoded by the coding sequence ATGTACAGATTTTTAGAAAACCCGAATTTCAACTCCAGACATTTCAATTCTGTCCTTCTTCCAAGTATAGCAGCAACTTTCTTAGGTGCCAATTACATCATTTTTACTGAGATTGGTCCCCTACTGAAGTGGAATACATCTTTTGTGGTTTTATACCTATTGCTCCTGATGGGCTTTATTTTTTCATGGATCTATGCCGGCACTATGAATAAAATTTATTTGGAAGTAAAAAACCAACTTCAGGAAGTAGAAGATGTAGAGGTCAAAGATTTACAGGAAAAACTAAAAATACTATCTAGGAAAGAACGAGAGGTATTGAATCTAATACTCCAATTCAAGAGCAATCAACAAATATGTGACGAACTTTTCATTTCACTAAGTACGCTAAAATCCCATATCAATCGTATCTATAAAAAATTGGAAGTTAGCAAACGGCAAGATATTTTAAAGCTATTTGAATTGTAG
- a CDS encoding lipopolysaccharide biosynthesis protein: protein MNSSKVSQSVWTTAFSYVGVLIGYFNLLWLMPYAMSPEQIGTFRTVQDMALLLVPFAQVGLGNGITKFFPQLHSRHFSFLTYSFFLTLMGFAVVAALFFLLNEPIVKAFSSNSAEILNFLPIVLIITLFAVLNSIADAFCRSYYKIAMPTFFREVLIRFLLGISFLLYLLDWINFAQVMWAMSIAYGITLLGTIAYMSSRKIFGLEFAFSEIPAELKKEFLSYSFISLLATTGALLIMKVDSLMVSSMIGLEANAIYTIGFSIAIVIEMPRRAVSQVAMPLVSDFFSRQEYPKISQLYKDLGVSQVFICLLIFIGIWANIHNIYAFVPNREVYEAGKWIVLIIGGAKILDVIFSINSEIILFSKYYVFNILATVVMAIAVVVFNLWLIPIYGIEGAALASFLALLIFNLVKYGYVAYKLKMHPWSWDLGKILVLGGLVFTIQHYLFLHETAGLQDLMIRSSTISISYLLGAYALKIAPDMQRQLWEKIKGLKP, encoded by the coding sequence ATGAATAGTAGCAAGGTCTCTCAAAGCGTCTGGACAACCGCCTTCTCTTATGTAGGTGTGTTAATCGGGTATTTCAATTTGCTTTGGCTGATGCCTTATGCCATGTCCCCCGAACAAATTGGCACCTTTCGAACCGTACAGGATATGGCTTTGCTCCTTGTGCCCTTTGCACAAGTCGGATTGGGCAATGGCATTACCAAATTTTTCCCTCAGCTTCACAGCCGACACTTTTCTTTTTTGACCTACTCATTTTTTCTGACATTGATGGGATTCGCAGTAGTGGCAGCCCTATTCTTTTTGTTGAATGAGCCCATTGTAAAGGCATTTTCTAGTAATTCGGCTGAGATCTTAAATTTTCTGCCCATCGTATTGATCATCACCTTATTTGCCGTGCTCAATTCCATTGCAGATGCATTTTGTAGATCCTACTACAAAATAGCGATGCCTACCTTTTTCAGGGAGGTCTTGATTCGGTTTTTGCTAGGGATTTCCTTTTTGCTCTATCTTCTAGATTGGATCAATTTCGCACAAGTCATGTGGGCAATGAGTATAGCTTATGGGATCACTTTGCTTGGTACGATCGCATACATGTCTTCCAGAAAGATCTTTGGATTGGAGTTTGCATTTAGCGAAATCCCCGCTGAATTGAAAAAAGAATTTCTGAGCTACAGCTTCATCAGCTTACTAGCCACAACGGGAGCTTTGCTGATCATGAAAGTGGATAGCTTGATGGTGAGCTCTATGATTGGATTGGAAGCCAATGCGATATACACCATTGGTTTTTCCATTGCTATTGTCATCGAAATGCCCCGCAGAGCAGTATCTCAAGTTGCTATGCCTTTGGTTTCGGATTTCTTTAGCCGACAGGAATACCCCAAAATATCTCAATTATACAAAGACTTGGGCGTATCTCAGGTTTTTATCTGCCTTTTGATCTTTATTGGTATTTGGGCCAATATTCATAACATTTATGCATTCGTTCCCAACCGGGAAGTATATGAAGCCGGCAAATGGATAGTCCTGATCATCGGTGGAGCTAAAATCTTGGATGTGATTTTCTCCATCAATTCAGAGATTATTTTATTCTCTAAGTATTATGTATTCAACATCTTGGCAACGGTCGTCATGGCAATAGCGGTGGTAGTCTTTAATCTGTGGTTGATTCCCATCTATGGCATAGAAGGTGCCGCTTTAGCTTCCTTTTTAGCCTTATTGATCTTCAATTTAGTCAAATATGGCTATGTGGCTTACAAGTTGAAGATGCATCCCTGGAGTTGGGATTTAGGCAAAATCCTTGTGCTAGGAGGATTGGTTTTTACTATCCAACATTACTTATTTTTACATGAAACAGCCGGCTTGCAGGATCTAATGATTCGTTCAAGTACCATTTCAATTAGTTATTTATTAGGGGCTTATGCATTAAAAATAGCACCGGATATGCAGCGGCAATTATGGGAAAAAATAAAAGGACTCAAGCCTTAG
- a CDS encoding universal stress protein: MYQIKKLIVCLDNSTLDETLVRFASFISKANQTKKIYFTNVIRNLHIPKEVLEEFPNLIDNMVEEKKAHMKEVVDKFFGDNEDIEFSFVVKEGQLSKKILKLAHEKSADMIIVGRKVNLPGTGVISQRLARRASCSLLIVPEGTAPKMDRLLVPSDFSDYSKDAMEEAVLIVEKYGGQAEIVCQNVFTIPSGYHFTGKSYDEFTSIMLMHAEINFKKFIRKIDTKGIDVKPVYTQDEDDDPVEDILSKAKEINADSIIIGAKGRTAATALFIGSMAERLIQLNDQFPLLVTRPKGKNAGILDYILEI, encoded by the coding sequence ATGTACCAAATCAAAAAGCTAATCGTTTGCTTGGACAATAGCACCTTGGATGAAACCTTGGTTCGCTTTGCTTCTTTTATTTCGAAAGCCAATCAGACCAAAAAAATCTACTTTACCAATGTCATTCGGAACCTGCATATCCCGAAGGAAGTATTGGAAGAGTTCCCCAACCTGATCGATAACATGGTGGAGGAGAAGAAGGCACACATGAAGGAGGTGGTTGACAAGTTCTTTGGAGACAATGAAGATATAGAGTTCTCTTTTGTAGTGAAAGAAGGACAGCTTTCCAAAAAAATCCTCAAACTTGCCCATGAGAAATCCGCAGATATGATCATTGTGGGGAGAAAGGTCAATCTTCCGGGTACGGGTGTTATTTCCCAGCGTTTAGCCAGAAGAGCATCCTGTTCTTTACTCATTGTACCAGAAGGAACCGCTCCTAAAATGGACCGCTTATTGGTACCGAGCGATTTTTCTGACTACTCCAAAGATGCCATGGAAGAGGCTGTCCTTATAGTTGAAAAATATGGAGGCCAAGCCGAAATTGTCTGTCAAAATGTATTTACCATTCCTTCAGGGTATCATTTTACAGGTAAAAGTTATGATGAATTTACTTCCATCATGCTGATGCATGCAGAAATAAATTTCAAAAAGTTTATCCGAAAAATAGATACCAAAGGCATAGATGTCAAGCCAGTTTATACCCAAGACGAAGATGATGACCCTGTAGAGGATATCTTATCCAAGGCAAAAGAGATCAATGCTGATAGCATTATCATAGGAGCGAAAGGAAGAACGGCTGCCACTGCCCTCTTTATTGGAAGCATGGCCGAACGCTTGATCCAATTGAATGACCAATTCCCACTCCTCGTTACCCGTCCCAAAGGAAAAAATGCAGGGATTCTAGATTACATTTTGGAAATATAA
- a CDS encoding RNA polymerase sigma factor, whose product MLPQTDLELLKLIQNPFTKERGFRLLVELYQKRVYGIARKMVLIHDDADDITQNTFIKAFRNIHKFQHNSSLFTWLYRIAVNESLSFLESKKKRYFFPVEDHMEVLENYLDQSGSITEEEIEIKLQKALLKIPEKQRLVFNLKYYEDLSYEEISKITETSIGALKASYHHAVKKIESILGSD is encoded by the coding sequence ATGTTGCCTCAAACTGACTTAGAACTTTTAAAATTGATCCAAAACCCCTTCACCAAGGAAAGAGGGTTTCGGTTATTGGTGGAACTTTATCAAAAACGTGTTTATGGGATCGCTAGAAAAATGGTCTTAATTCACGACGATGCAGATGATATCACACAGAATACCTTTATCAAAGCGTTTAGAAATATTCATAAATTCCAACATAATTCCAGCCTCTTTACCTGGTTGTATAGAATCGCAGTTAATGAAAGTTTGTCCTTTTTGGAGAGTAAAAAAAAGCGCTATTTCTTCCCTGTGGAGGACCATATGGAAGTATTGGAAAATTACCTAGACCAATCTGGCTCCATTACAGAGGAAGAAATTGAAATCAAACTTCAAAAAGCACTCTTGAAAATTCCCGAAAAACAACGCTTGGTATTCAATTTGAAGTACTATGAAGACCTGAGCTATGAGGAAATCTCCAAGATTACAGAAACTTCCATAGGTGCTCTCAAAGCATCCTATCATCATGCAGTAAAAAAAATTGAATCAATTTTGGGCTCAGACTAA
- a CDS encoding Spy/CpxP family protein refolding chaperone: protein MNLKKIGIINSFMKIAPYIFISFLMFALSLQSLAQQQGNRNYDKEKLESARIAFITNRLDLKPEQAEKFWPMFNQYNEKRTAVMESMVQLNKASSDDMSDNQAREIIKNRLANQQKMLDLETEFMESIITVISPKQAVNLSSVNREFTRQIYRSQQRGGGGRNN from the coding sequence ATGAATTTGAAGAAAATTGGTATTATTAATTCGTTTATGAAAATCGCTCCATACATATTTATTTCGTTCTTGATGTTTGCCCTAAGCCTCCAAAGTTTGGCTCAGCAACAAGGCAATAGAAACTACGACAAGGAAAAGCTAGAATCGGCCAGAATCGCCTTTATCACCAACCGTTTGGATCTCAAACCCGAACAAGCAGAAAAGTTTTGGCCAATGTTTAACCAATACAATGAAAAAAGAACTGCGGTAATGGAAAGCATGGTGCAGCTTAATAAAGCCTCCTCTGACGACATGTCAGACAATCAGGCTCGTGAAATTATCAAAAACAGATTGGCTAATCAGCAAAAAATGTTGGATTTGGAAACTGAATTTATGGAATCCATCATCACTGTTATTAGTCCAAAACAAGCAGTAAATCTTAGCAGTGTCAACCGGGAATTTACCCGGCAAATCTACCGAAGCCAACAAAGAGGCGGAGGAGGTAGAAATAATTAA
- the mscL gene encoding large-conductance mechanosensitive channel protein MscL, whose translation MGLIKEFKEFAVKGNVVDLAVAVIIGGAFGKIVSSFVNDIVMPPLGVLLGGVDFKDLTVTLREAYTTDAGVEMAAVVLSYGNFIQNVVDFLIIAFVIFMAIKGMNSFKKKEEAAPAPPAAPPKSEVLLEEIRDLLKK comes from the coding sequence ATGGGATTAATCAAAGAATTCAAGGAGTTCGCAGTCAAAGGAAATGTCGTAGACTTGGCTGTAGCTGTAATCATTGGTGGGGCTTTTGGGAAAATTGTTTCCTCTTTTGTCAATGATATTGTCATGCCTCCTTTAGGTGTTTTGTTGGGGGGCGTTGATTTTAAAGATCTTACCGTTACCCTTCGAGAAGCTTACACTACTGATGCAGGAGTGGAAATGGCGGCTGTGGTGTTAAGCTATGGTAATTTTATTCAAAATGTTGTTGATTTCTTGATTATCGCTTTTGTGATTTTCATGGCCATCAAAGGTATGAACAGCTTTAAGAAAAAAGAAGAAGCAGCTCCTGCACCTCCTGCTGCACCACCAAAATCAGAAGTATTGTTAGAAGAAATCAGAGATTTGTTGAAAAAGTAA
- a CDS encoding methylglyoxal synthase yields the protein MKIALIAHDGKKADMVHFLTGYKDVFHHKDIQLVATGTTGSHIEKSGIPVNKLLSGPMGGDAQIAAMVAEKTIAMVIFFRDPLDKHPHEPDVQMLMRLCDVHNIPLATNPATANLLFNELITRL from the coding sequence ATGAAAATTGCATTAATTGCCCACGATGGTAAAAAGGCCGATATGGTCCACTTCCTCACAGGCTACAAAGATGTATTTCATCATAAAGACATACAATTGGTAGCAACCGGGACGACTGGATCTCATATTGAAAAGTCAGGAATTCCTGTAAACAAATTACTTTCCGGCCCTATGGGAGGCGACGCTCAGATCGCTGCCATGGTTGCCGAAAAAACTATTGCAATGGTTATTTTTTTTAGAGACCCTCTAGACAAACATCCCCATGAACCAGATGTACAGATGTTGATGCGCTTATGTGATGTTCACAACATCCCGCTAGCAACAAATCCTGCTACTGCAAATCTCCTATTCAATGAACTAATCACTAGACTTTAA
- the pfkA gene encoding 6-phosphofructokinase produces MEIKTIKKIGVLTSGGDAPGMNAAIRATVRAGFYYNLEMYGIYRGYEGMINDEIKKLESKNIAHVLERGGTFLKSARSAEFRTSEGRKKAYDNLKKHGIDALVVIGGDGSLTGAHLFYKEFGIPAIGIPGTIDNDLAGTDITVGFDTACNTAIEAIDKIRDTATSHDRLFFVEVMGRDAGFIAINAGIGSAAAATLIPEKKMPIERLVERLKARTKAMKSSNIVIVAEGGKSGGAAEIAEKIKKELPYYDIKVTILGHLQRGGAPSALDRVLASKLGVAAVEGLLQGKYDVMAGIINNKIVYTPISKAIVGDKEVDEDDFRVVRILST; encoded by the coding sequence ATGGAAATCAAAACAATAAAGAAGATAGGTGTACTTACTTCCGGAGGAGATGCTCCAGGAATGAATGCGGCCATTCGTGCAACCGTGAGAGCTGGATTTTATTACAATTTAGAGATGTATGGAATCTACCGTGGGTATGAAGGAATGATCAATGATGAAATCAAAAAACTAGAATCAAAAAACATTGCTCACGTCCTAGAACGTGGGGGAACTTTCTTAAAATCAGCCCGATCAGCTGAATTTAGAACCTCTGAAGGTAGAAAAAAAGCCTACGACAACTTAAAAAAACATGGAATTGATGCCTTGGTAGTAATTGGAGGAGATGGTTCACTCACTGGTGCACATCTTTTTTACAAAGAATTTGGCATCCCTGCAATTGGTATTCCAGGAACCATTGACAACGACTTGGCGGGTACAGATATCACCGTGGGTTTTGATACGGCGTGTAATACGGCCATAGAAGCTATTGATAAAATCAGAGATACTGCTACTTCTCATGACCGATTATTCTTTGTAGAAGTAATGGGCCGTGATGCTGGATTTATCGCCATCAATGCAGGGATTGGAAGCGCTGCTGCAGCTACTCTTATTCCAGAGAAAAAAATGCCAATTGAGCGCTTAGTGGAGCGACTAAAGGCAAGAACAAAGGCGATGAAAAGTTCTAATATCGTGATTGTTGCCGAAGGAGGAAAATCTGGTGGAGCTGCTGAAATTGCCGAAAAAATCAAAAAAGAACTCCCCTATTACGATATCAAAGTGACGATTTTAGGACACTTGCAGCGCGGTGGAGCTCCTTCAGCCTTAGATAGGGTGCTAGCTTCCAAATTGGGAGTAGCAGCTGTAGAAGGCTTACTTCAAGGAAAATACGATGTAATGGCAGGTATCATCAATAATAAAATAGTATACACACCTATTTCCAAAGCAATTGTAGGTGACAAAGAAGTGGATGAAGACGATTTCAGAGTCGTTAGAATTTTATCTACCTAA